Proteins encoded within one genomic window of Halopiger aswanensis:
- a CDS encoding DUF5813 family protein yields the protein MTDLPDPVARELESHDAFEQDADAADAYRLTTTVFDATVTADSAEGKRDGEFTVTVTLPTLDAAVADESVADVVEDGWFETLERRLQDVFGVAHTSTHDEPVVERESDDVIITLEYLAWDAGEGVEDAKALIEFVEGTFAQGIIPGYEYRGPAATLLENAQDRGQQAAEGGADGGPGGSGGGMPM from the coding sequence ATGACCGACCTGCCAGATCCCGTCGCCCGCGAACTCGAGTCCCACGACGCCTTCGAACAGGATGCGGACGCGGCGGACGCCTACCGCCTCACGACGACGGTCTTCGACGCAACCGTCACCGCCGACTCCGCCGAGGGCAAACGCGACGGCGAGTTCACCGTTACAGTCACCCTTCCCACGCTGGACGCCGCCGTCGCCGACGAGAGCGTCGCGGACGTCGTCGAAGACGGCTGGTTCGAAACGCTCGAGCGCCGCCTTCAGGACGTGTTCGGCGTCGCCCACACGAGCACGCACGACGAGCCTGTGGTCGAGCGCGAGTCCGACGACGTTATCATCACGCTCGAGTACCTCGCCTGGGACGCCGGCGAGGGCGTCGAGGACGCCAAGGCGCTCATCGAGTTCGTCGAAGGCACCTTCGCGCAGGGGATCATCCCCGGCTACGAGTACCGCGGCCCGGCGGCGACGCTGCTCGAGAACGCGCAGGACCGCGGCCAGCAGGCGGCGGAAGGAGGGGCAGACGGCGGACCAGGCGGCAGCGGCGGCGGCATGCCGATGTAA